A genomic window from Aethina tumida isolate Nest 87 chromosome 4, icAetTumi1.1, whole genome shotgun sequence includes:
- the LOC109602065 gene encoding serine-rich adhesin for platelets isoform X2, with protein sequence MNYEDFYLDRQLKKESKGSPAIDLIKGLDSRRIQQNAKNTESLQLYAEQEFIRKANYAEMKCDLPGTPRSSFLMVFSPDGTKIASTHGNHNIYVTDSRSGKNIKTLVGHPRTPWCIAFHPTSNQIIASGCLGGQVRIWDLSGGSEVWTTSNESVIASIAFHPNDRVLVIATYNEVYFWDWSKPEPFVQCSTNNPKEKVRYVAFDNLGHKLITGIANSPQTRWERVRAPVPVPRQADRCINYRRRITPRLVTNLQQQQRLPPPLLAEVAAMAEPTLVTPRNSGSAPYSNIPERERRITSCYRNLVREYEQLVQRYLQLYRPRTMIDRGTDPMEPSSSSTSSGTQTPEPSSSSAEPAALSTPVPCAGSSSTPADTSTPDNQPIPTDSPSTTSSLNCPTNLQPSTSRGSNPTKPKVPCECQPSTSSTTSQQNLISPSKIFSIMINQSPTTRPTQTPESRKHKATEPEGDASNREKRPKIEEMQNRLMSIMNNLNDTSTQTQGENNLFSPWRTLQLSKTRPQTATSLDQPSTSNNQPSTSQSSSNATENSEPSASTDVSLPSTSNTEPVPNSETNVDDLLLNIRRTAEEEVRNRILPIIRSVPENDRPVLIRLFEDSREQHRMHFRQMYLARGNKKLRWHRRNINTSSQNNSSSDEESNNNSHRYPQRQVTPPVAQTTTTASEGGSEQTRPNSMRNYNTELEQLVTELLTEIENQNETARALDADGVNVSTITTSTTSVTQESNSSTSTYTAPSTSTTASTTDGPQSPNSLFQTALVFSRVSSTPTASLPSTTSSSSSSQPTSVRDETTSVPETAFSSATSANSTGNTLDSTSPTHLSFLRALSVANEAGSAVRASLNELRETLGSTTPGTNDVCFLYPRGSRIPSSCEPTPMPQMRNSPIRPSRRHLLPEPVVTNSHCTRHMRNAAYYSNLDDTLGSSPSDDDRVPEETDATNPTATATTSSTTTTTSTSTTLTETSSPSVTTMNTYTRTTSDPIYTSNSRRRCGFSMLSAFRPTRVNYAASRLRRSHDHSPRVRRLGSPLSTLYGRQMSGSFALDELINYSERANSEDDPPLNLSSYDMTFNPWPGENRNQRDNSGISNMYSNIVQDLEFSLNDVRNIRASNRPRETSDMLNSYTDRLENIMNQSEVILRNLSRSMELISQTTDQNLSSNNRVSWSFYDPSFYVRDQRTEGNQETGESSSNVPDINMPFNAVASDHTYPRNPDSPQQNTNGDQVSPLITSLHIVITHIQRQARLLRQQVESIGRIDRAMVEVSQLRLMRQLVLELVRNLRSITAESRSSGMSSVRQMMAGTRISDSGPCETSTAAEGLSSASNNDVGNVSPPVTASPPASSAQEVNSPEANNSSTSAEPSTSSGGESSLPPRSKPRTSGRKTYPPSRFFRSVRVCRRPPPPHFRYTNRGDRESRQSSQSRSTDTGNNRQNTTPFTNFSVINSSTLSVMTRRLENLLAEQLRHFSRATTEGTATTTTTSSTSTSTSTSTSTSTTSSTTRAPIDLGEHMLALRLHGSVLRVNRMLGNGRTNLQSDPQAAVTSDGMSRYPVRNTLSLIVDGLSRHLAEMDASTVIMIREMHSVLALSLLLVELLLLQVVESIPPPTGINLDPEREALTTRIDVMCGEMLGGGFGNYSHQLTRSLMLLRLTMGHARELGQTYNAWRNAMLPSVETDRVELLCSIGRCLTSFRRARIRHMATTSEQSTSNSANTPLPNVDVPNVPTSTPGEGNEAGSPTLRPFMTLSEIVRSYARFEEYLRNTPSTSRDTTRERPATQPRFSNTFSNNSDDNDEDSDWVARGNPSNNNNNNNNNNNNNNNNNNNNNNTSSTTSNTYRSTNPNLSGDGPGRFWPVPSLHINDVPVSEPSTFQQRMMSQRHRFPDRASELRHNASFGLFRPRFLHPLYASVNPFDDDLDDPQREPLYETDMITTVTPNHRLQAWDISDWSVPSISNSLKNVIVGECKIHNDASVDIAKDGTLLVTLLPSGGYLNVTNRLGVYSLRWETLGQCLYTTSFEQNAVSVSLSPLSRHLLVGLASRRVSIVTHDRWAMARIFKIEQKDVPGDRLPMIRELDQSRDSRINCIRWLPYSGQGIIYGTNTGQLIVLT encoded by the exons atgaattatgagGATTTCTACCTGGATCGTCAGTTAAAGAAAGAAAGCAAAGGAAGTCCAGCTATAGACTTAATAAAAGGCTTGGACTCTAGAAGAATACAACAAAATGCCAAGAATACAGAAAGTTTGCAGTTATATGCTGAACAAGAATTTATACGAAAAGCAAATTATGCTGAAAtg AAATGTGATCTTCCGGGCACGCCACGGTCATCTTTCTTGATGGTGTTCAGCCCGGATGGAACTAAAATAGCATCAACTCATGGCAATCACAACATATACGTGACAGATAGCAGGAGTggtaagaatattaaaacattggtGGGACATCCAAGAACCCCATGGTGTATTGCATTCCATCCTACCTCCAACCAGATCATTGCGTCTGGTTGTTTGGGTGGACAAGTCCGCATCTGGGACCTTAgt GGGGGAAGTGAAGTTTGGACAACTAGCAATGAGTCTGTTATAGCGTCAATTGCTTTTCATCCAAACGACAGGGTTTTGGTTATAGCGACCTATAATGAGGTGTATTTTTGGGATTGGAGCAAGCCTGAACCGTTTGTCCAATGCTCAACCAACAACCCTAAAGAAAAG GTACGGTACGTCGCCTTTGATAACCTGGGACACAAATTGATCACAGGCATCGCCAATAGCCCCCAGACGCGATGGGAGAGGGTGAGGGCCCCGGTTCCGGTTCCTCGCCAAGCCGACCGTTGCATAAATTACAGGCGTCGCATTACGCCACGCCTGGTCACCAATTTGCAACAACAGCAGCGATTGCCCCCACCACTTTTGGCTGAAGTAGCGGCAATGGCGGAGCCGACTTTGGTCACACCCAGAAATTCTGGAAGTGCGCCTTACTCAAATATACCCGAGAGAGAGCGTAGGATCACGAGTTGCTATAGGAATTTGGTGCGGGAGTACGAGCAATTGGTACAGCGGTACTTGCAGTTGTACAGGCCCAGGACCATG ATTGACAGAGGAACTGATCCAATGGAACCCAGTTCAAGTAGCACCAGCAGTGGCACCCAGACGCCGGAACCATCATCGTCCAGTGCTGAACCAGCTGCCCTCTCCACCCCAGTCCCATGTGCTGGCTCCTCATCAACTCCTGCAGATACTTCCACTCCCGATAATCAGCCGATACCTACAGATTCTCCGTCGACAACAAGTAGTTTAAATTGTCCAACAAATTTGCAACCATCTACGAGTCGTGGATCAAACCCTACTAAACCTAAGGTTCCATGTGAATGTCAACCGTCCACGTCCAGTACTACGTCACAACAGAATCTCATATCGCCTAGCAAGATTTTCTCCATTATGATCAACCAGTCGCCGACCACCAGGCCGACACAGACGCCCGAATCTAGAAAACACAAGGCGACAGAACCTGAAGGAGATGCCAGTAATAGGGAAAAGCGACCAAAAATTGAGGAAATGCAGAACCGACTGATGTCCATTATGAATAACCTTAATGACACCAGTACTCAAACTCAGGGGGAGAACAACTTGTTTAGTCCGTGGCGGACGCTCCAATTAAGCAAAACTCGCCCACAAACTGCCACAAGTCTTGACCAACCTTCCACGTCCAACAACCAACCATCTACAAGTCAATCTTCTTCAAACGCCACCGAAAATTCTGAACCTAGTGCGAGTACTGACGTGTCACTACCCAGTACAAGTAATACTGAGCCAGTGCCAAATTCTGAGACGAACGTGGATGACTTGCTGCTAAATATACGACGCACCGCCGAGGAGGAAGTCAGAAACAGGATTTTGCCTATCATAAGGTCCGTGCCTGAGAACGACAGGCCTGTTCTGATTAG ACTGTTCGAGGATAGTCGGGAGCAGCATCGCATGCATTTCCGTCAGATGTACTTGGCGCGAGGCAACAAGAAGCTGAGGTGGCATAGACGGAACATAAACACGTCCTCCCAGAACAACAGTAGTTCCGACGAGGAGTCGAATAACAATTCCCACAGGTATCCACAGAGACAGGTTACACCCCCAGTGGCACAAACCACTACTACGGCTAGCGAAGGAGGGTCGGAACAGACGCGACCTAATTCTATGAGGAATTATAATACTGAATTGGAACAGTTGGTAACTGAATTGTTGACTGAAATTGAGAACCAAAATGAGACTGCCCGAGCTCTAGATGCGGATGGCGTTAAT gtttcaacaatTACTACTTCTACCACAAGTGTTACACAAGAAAGTAACAGTTCCACAAGTACCTATACGGCACCTTCAACTTCTACAACAGCTTCCACAACTGATGGGCCACAATCTCCAAACTCCCTTTTTCAGACTGCTTTAGTATTCTCCAGGGTGTCATCCACGCCTACGGCCTCCCTCCCTTCGACGACTAGCTCTAGTTCTTCATCCCAACCAACTTCAGTACGAGACGAGACCACGTCAGTGCCGGAAACCGCCTTTAGTTCTGCCACAAGTGCTAACTCAACTGGAAACACATTAGATTCTACTTCTCCGACCCATTTATCGTTTCTGCGGGCACTCTCGGTGGCCAACGAAGCCGGCTCGGCTGTTAGAGCTAGTTTAAATGAACTGAGAGAGACTCTGGGCAGTACTACCCCTGGAACAAatgatgtttgttttttatatccgCGTGGATCAAGAATTCCGTCTAGCTGTGAACCCACTCCAATGCCTCAAATGAGAAATTCGCCCATCAGACCCAGCAGGCGACATTTACTACCAG AGCCGGTCGTGACGAATTCACACTGTACGAGGCATATGCGAAATGCGGCGTATTATTCCAACTTAGATGATACGTTAGGTTCATCACCGAGCGATGATGACCGAGTACCGGAAGAAACAG ATGCTACAAATCCAACAGCTACGGCAACTACCTCCTCTACTACCACCACCACATCAACAAGCACAACGTTAACGGAAACGTCTTCGCCATCGGTGACAACGATGAACACGTATACCAGAACGACAAGCGATCCTATCTATACCTCAAATTCTAGACGGAGGTGTGGCTTCAGTATGTTATCAGCTTTCAGACCGACCAGAGTAAATTATGCGGCTTCGCGGCTGCGCAGATCCCACGATCATTCCCCAAGAGTTCGTAGATTAGGATCGCCACTATCAACTTTGTATGGAAGACAAATGTCGGGATCTTTTGCGTTAGATGAGCTAATCAATTACTCAGAGAGGGCGAATTCTGAAGATGATCCTCCTCTTAATCTGTCGTCCTACGATATGACTTTCAATCCGTGGCCGGGTGAAAACCGGAACCAACGCGACAATTCCGGCATCAGTAATATGTATTCGAATATCGTGCAAGACTTGGAGTTCAGCTTGAATGATGTGAGGAACATTAGAGCTAGTAACAGACCAAGGGAAACATCAGACATGCTGAACAGTTATACGGATCGTTTGGAAAACATTATGAACCAGTCTGAAGTTATACTGAGAAATTTGAGTAGGTCTATGGAGCTTATTTCACAAACAACAGATCAAA ACTTGTCTAGCAACAACCGAGTGTCTTGGAGCTTCTACGATCCGTCCTTTTATGTGCGGGACCAAAGAACTGAGGGAAATCAAGAAACTGGGGAATCTAGTAGCAACGTTCCAGATATTAACATGCCATTCAATGCAGTTGCCTCCGATCATACGTATCCTCGTAATCCGGACAGTCCACAGCAGAACACCAACGGCGACCAAGTGTCCCCTCTCATAACTTCACTTCACATCGTCATCACTCACATTCAGAGGCAGGCGAGGTTACTGAGGCAACAAGTCGAGAGTATCGGAAGGATTGATAG GGCCATGGTGGAAGTTTCACAGTTGCGTCTCATGCGCCAACTAGTCCTAGAACTCGTCCGGAATCTGCGGAGCATCACAGCGGAAAGCCGTTCCAGCGGCATGTCCAGCGTGCGCCAAATGATGGCCGGCACGAGAATTAGTGATTCCGGACCATGCGAGACGTCGACAGCAGCAGAAGGTCTCAGTTCCGCTTCCAATAATGACGTTGGCAACGTTAGTCCTCCTGTTACTGCGTCACCACCGGCTTCGTCAGCTCAGGAGGTCAACTCTCCCGAAGCCAATAATTCAAGTACATCCGCGGAACCTAGCACCAGCTCTGGAGGTGAAAGTAGTTTGCCTCCTCGAAGCAAACCTAGGACGTCTGGTCGGAAGACGTATCCTCCCTCCAG ATTCTTTCGGTCGGTGAGGGTATGTCGTAGACCACCACCGCCACATTTCCGTTACACAAATCGCGGCGATCGCGAAAGTCGCCAGTCGTCACAGTCAAGATCCACCGACACTGGAAACAACCGCCAAAACACCACGCCTTTCACTAATTTCTCCGTCATCAACTCGTCAACGTTGTCCGTGATGACACGCCGTCTGGAAAACTTATTGGCTGAGCAGTTGCGTCACTTTTCGAGGGCCACAACGGAAGGAACTGCAACGACAACGACGACGTCTTCGACTTCAACGTCTACTTCAACATCCACTTCAACGTCCACAACAAGCTCCACGACGAGGGCACCTATTGATTTAGGTGAACACATGCTCGCTTTGAGGTTGCATGGAAGTGTGCTGAGAGTGAATAGGATGCTGGGCAACGGTAGGACCAATTTGCAATCTGATCCACAGGCTGCTGTTACTTCAGATGGAATGTCGAG GTACCCAGTGAGGAACACTCTAAGTTTAATCGTGGATGGCCTCAGCCGTCACCTGGCTGAGATGGACGCGTCCACTGTGATCATGATCCGGGAGATGCATAGCGTACTTGCTCTGTCCCTCCTACTTGTTGAGCTGCTTCTGCTCCAGGTGGTAGAGTCAATCCCGCCGCCCACCGGCATCAACCTGGATCCGGAACGCGAAGCTTTGACCACACGTATCGACGTAATGTGCGGGGAGATGCTCGGTGGCGGTTTCGGGAATTACTCTCACCAGCTGACGAGAAGTTTGATGTTGCTGAGATTGACTATGGGGCATGCAAGGGAATTGGGGCAGACTTATAACGCATGGAGGAATGCCATGCTACCCAGTGTGGAGACTGATAGGGTGGAGTTGCTGTGCTCCATTGGGAG GTGCTTAACGTCCTTCCGAAGAGCCCGAATAAGACACATGGCCACCACCTCGGAGCAGAGTACTTCTAATTCGGCCAACACACCGCTTCCCAACGTGGACGTCCCAAACGTTCCAACGTCCACTCCAGGAGAAGGAAACGAAGCTGGATCACCTACTCTACGCCCCTTTATGACACTATCGGAAATTGTGCGCAGTTACGCCCGATTTGAGGAGTATCTACGCAACACCCCGTCGACATCCAGGGACACAACCAGGGAACGTCCAGCAACCCAGCCACGTTTCAGCAACACCTTCAGCAATAACAGCGATGACAACGACGAGGACTCAGACTGGGTGGCTAGGGGCAACCCTagtaacaacaacaacaataataataacaacaacaacaacaacaacaacaacaacaacaataataataacacgAGTAGTACCACCAGCAACACCTATCGTTCAACCAACCCTAACTTGAGTGGCGACGGACCGGGTCGCTTCTGGCCAGTGCCATCCCTCCACATCAATGACGTGCCCGTCTCCGAACCGTCGACGTTCCAGCAACGCATGATGTCTCAAAGACACCGATTCCCGGATAGGGCGTCGGAGTTGCGGCACAATGCCTCGTTCGGGCTGTTCCGGCCGAGGTTCCTGCATCCGTTGTACGCAAGCGTGAATCCTTTCGACGATGACCTGGATGACCCACAGCGGGAGCCGCTGTACGAGACCGACATGATAACGACGGTCACCCCCAATCACAGACTGCAGGCTTGGGATATATCGGACTGGAGTGTACCCTCTATTAGTAACT CTTTGAAGAACGTAATCGTTGGAGAATGTAAAATACACAACGATGCAAGCGTAGATATTGCCAAAGATGGGACCTTATTAGTAACTCTTCTGCCTTCTGGGGGTTACTTGAACGTGACTAATAGACTTG GTGTGTACAGTTTAAGATGGGAGACATTGGGGCAGTGTCTCTATACAACGAGCTTTGAACAAAACGCCGTTTCTGTGTCGTTGTCGCCGTTGAGTCGTCACTTGTTGGTAGGACTGGCGTCCCGACGTGTGTCCATAGTTACGCACGATCGATGGGCGATGGCACGCATCTTTAAGATTGAACAAAAAGACGTGCCTGGCGATAGGCTGCCGATGATTCGAGAACTAGATCAGTCGAGGGACAGcagaataaattgtattagatGGTTGCCATACTCTGGCCAGGGTATTATTTATGGAACCAATACGGGGCAGTTGATTGTTTTGACTTAG